The Stackebrandtia nassauensis DSM 44728 genome includes the window TCCACCCAGCCGCCGAACTCGGGCGCGGTGTACGTGGTGGTGTAAAGGTTCTCGTCGGTGAGCATCTTGCGGGCCAGGCCCCGCATCAGTCCACCCTCGACCTTGGCGGCCAGGGCGACGCCGTGGCTGGTGGCGAGCATGGCACCGGCCTCGACCCGGATCTGCTCCCCCGCCTCCAGGTGGCACCGGACCACGGCGAACGAGCCGGGGTGACGGACGTCGGATTTCATGGTTTCTCCTTGTCTCCGTCGCGCGAATCGCGACGGAGCAAGGGTTTCCGGGTGACGTCAGGGTTCGATCAAACGGCGTTCAAAGCGCGGATCAGGAACCGCCGCCCCCGCCACCACCGCCGTCTCCGCCGCCGCCACCTCCGCCGGAGTCGCCACCGCCACCCCAACCACCGGCACCACCCCAGTCACCGCCACCGCCCGACGAGCCGGAATCCCCGCCGAACCAGCCGCCGCCCGACGAACTGGAATCCGAACCGTATGTGGTGGGCGGGATGTAGGTGTGGGACGTGCCGCCACGGCGTCGAGTCGTATTGCCGCCCTTCCGCACCGCGTAGGACACCAGCGCGACGGTGAGGCCGACACCCAGCATGAGGACGAGGACGAGGACAAAAGTTTGAGCGACTTCCATACCATCACTGTACTAAAGCGACGCAAACCCGGTATGCGACAAGCAAACCGCCACTTTCGTCCTTTTTGTCAGGAACCGCCGCCACCGCCGCCGTCTCCCCCACCGCCGCCTCCGCCGGAGTCGCCACCGCCACCCCAACCACCGGCACCGCCCCAGCCACCACCGGAGTCACCCCGCCGCCGAACCAGCCGCCCCCGGAATCGCCGGAGGAACTGCCACTGTCCGTTGTGCTCCCGCTGCCGTAGTTCGTATAGGACGAACCGCCCCGGCCGCGCCGATTCGCGCTTCGCACCAGAACCAGCATGAAGAGTGCGCCGAGCAACGTAAGGGCCAGGCACATCACGCTCACAGATACATCTCGCATCGTGCAACGGTACTGACACAGCAGGTCAGGAATCCCGTTCCCGGCAGGGGAACGGCACGATCTGGGGGTCAGAAACCGCCGCCGAAATCGCCACCGCCGAAGTCCCCGCCACCGAAATCGCCGCCACCGGCGTAGTCGCCGCCGCTGCCGTAGTCCGAGGCCCCGTCGGCGTAACCGTCCGCGTAAGCGCCGTCGACGGCACCGGTGCCGAAACCGGGCGAGATCAAGGCATCGAAGACCATCATGGAGCCGATTCCCCAGGCACCGGCCACCAGTGCGGTCTTCCACCACGGTTCGGAGTACCAGCCGCCCGGCACCGGACGGCCCTTGACCATGCCACCCGGGTAGTAGTGCCGGGCGTCGTCGGTGGGGGTCGGGCTGGCCACGTAACGGTGGCCGTCCACATCGGCCTCCATGCGTTCGGTGACGGAACCCGCCCGCAACTGGCCCGAGGTCCGCGGGATGTGCGGGCCCGCGTCCAGCCCCATCGCCAGCCGGGCGGCCTTCACGTACTGAAGCCCCTCGATGGCGGTGTCGGCGGCGAGTTCGTACTGCCGACGCGACTGCGCCCGCTCCAGCTGGGCACCGGCGGCGGTGTAACGCTCGCTCGCGTCCACAAGGGCCTGTTTGGCGGCGGGGTTGTCGCCGTCGGCCACCAGGTTCAGCGTCTGTCCGCCCAGCCGCTCGTACCAGCGCTGGGCCTCCTCCCGCGAATCGGCCAGGCGACGATCGGCCTTCTTCTTCGCCTGGAAAGCCAGAAGACCGACAAGTATCGCGCCCAGCGCCAGCAGGACGATCATGACCGCCATGGATCAACACTACCGCCGGTTTTCGGGTTCCCTCACAACCCGTAGCCTGGCGGCATGGATTATGTGCTCATCGCCATCGTCTGTCTGGCCGCGGGGGCGGCGGCGGGGTGGTTCGCGGCCCGGGCACGTTCGGCCACCGAGAACGCGGCCCTGTCGGCCCGTCTGGACGCCGCCCGCGACAACGAGACCCGGCTGGAGCAGTCACTGCGGGCCGTCACCGCCGACGCCACCGCGCAGTCGAAGACGGCGCTCAACGAACTGCTGCATCCACTGCGGGAGTCGCTGCACCGCTACGAACAGCACGTCGGCGAGGTGGAGCGGGCGCGGCTGGCGGCCTACACCGAGCTGCGGACCCAGGTGTCACGAATGTCGGACACCAGCGACGCGCTGCGGACCCAGACCGGGCAGCTGCTGTCGGCCTTGCGCACCCCGCAGGTGCGGGGCCGGTGGGGCGAACACCAGTTGCGGCGCATCGTGGAGGCGTCCGGGATGCTGGAGCACTGCGACTTCACCGAACAGACCACGGCGTCCATCGAGGACCAGACAGTGCGGCCGGACCTCGTGGTGAAGCTGGCGGGCGGCAAGCACGTCGTCGTGGACGCCAAGGCGCCGTTCAACGCCTATCTGGACGCGCTGGAGACCGCCGACGAGACGGTGCGCGACGGCCAGCTCGACATGCACGCCAAGCAGTTGCGCGCCCACGTCAACCAGCTGTCCAAGAAGGAGTACTGGCGGGCCTTCGACAGCACCCCGGAGTTCGTGGTGCTGTTCGTCCCGGCCGACACCTTCCTGGACGCCGCGCTCAAACGCGACCCGAACCTGCTGGAGTACGCCTTCGCGCGCGACATCGTGCTGGCCACCCCGGCGACCCTGATCGCGCTGCTGCGCACGATCGCCTACTCGTGGCGGCAGGAGGCGCTGGCCAAGGGTGCCGCCCAGGTACACGCGCTCGGCAAGGAGATGTACTCGCGGCTGGCGACCATGGGCGGTCATCTGTCCAAACTGGGCACGTCGCTGTCGGGCGCGGTGACCGCGTACAACGCCACCCTCGGCTCGCTGGAGTCGCGGGTCATGGTCAGCGCCCGCAAGTTCGCCGAACTGGGCATCTCCTCCGAGGAACTGCCCGAGATGGACCAGATCGAGGTCACCGCGCGCCAGGTGCAGCACGAAGCGCTGCGAAGCGACGGCTGAACCGCGTCGGTCAGGAGGTCTTCCGGCCGCGCACCCCGATCACGATGAGCACGAGACCGACCAGCGCGATGATCGGACCCAGGATCGCCCACAGGGTCACGCCGGTCATCGGGCTTCCGGTCAGGTAACCCAGACCCTGCACGGTGAACACGGTGCCGAACACGGCGAGCAGCGCGCCGGGAATTATGTACCACAACGACTTCATTGCCCAAGTCTGACGCGTTCGACCGGTATGCGCTCGCCTCGTAAGGGATCCGAAAGCTTTGGCCCGGACTACGCCGAGGCCTGCGCGGCTTCCTTGGCCTTCATGTCGCGAACCAGTTCACGCGGCAGCGAGAAGGTCAGCTTCTCCTTGACCGACTCCACCTCGGCGACGTCGGTGAAACCGCGCTCGGCCAGGAACTCCAGCACGCCGGTCACCAGGTCGTCCGGAACCGAGGCACCGGAGGTGACGCCGACGGTGGTGGCGCCCTCCAGCCAGGACTCCTGGATCTCGTGGGCGTAGTCGACGAGGTAGCCCGCGCGGGAACCGGCCTGCAACGCCACTTCCACCAGCCGCACCGAGTTGGACGAGTTGGTGGAACCGACGACGAGCATGACGTCGCAGTCGTCGGCGATCTCCTTGACGACCTGCTGCCGGTTCTGGGTGGCGTAGCAGATGTCGTCGCTGGGCGGCGACTGCAACAGCGGGAACCGCTGCCGCAGCCCGTCGACGGTGTCCATGGTCTCGTCGACCGACAGCGTGGTCTGGGACAGCCACACCACCTTGTTCTCGTCGCGCACCTTGACGTTCTTGACGTCCTCGGGGCCGTCGACCAGGGTGATGTTCTCCGGCGCCTCGCCGGTGGTGCCGATGACCTCCTCGTGCCCATCGTGTCCGATGAGGAGGATGTCGTAGTCCTGGGCGGCGAACCGCCGCGCCTCCGAGTGCACCTTCGTCACCAGCGGACAGGTCGCGTCGATGGCCTTCAGGTCGCGCTGCTTGGCCTGCTCGTGCACCTCGGGGGCGACGCCGTGCGCGGAGAACACCACGATCGATCCCGGCGGGACCTCGTCGTTCTCCTCCACGAAGATCGCACCGGCCTCCTCGAGCGTCGCCACGACGTGTTTGTTGTGGACGATCTGCTTGCGGACGTAGACCGGCGGCCCGTAGAGCTCCAGCGCCTTCTCCACGGTTTCCACGGCGCGGTCGACGCCGGCGCAGTAACCCCGGGGTTTGGCGAGCAGGACACGTTTGGCAGCGGCTGACATGGGCTCCATGGTACGGACGCACCCCACGCGAAGTCCTGCGGCCGTGAGCGCACTAACACCGATGTCACCGGCAGCGCCTATGCTGTCGCACGTGACTCAGCCCGAACTCGCCGCGGCCACCGGCCCCTCCACCCCCGAGTCACCCTGGCCGGTGCGGGTGGTCAGCCACAAGATCGGCGAGTGGATCTCCCGGTTGGGCGCGGTGTGGGCCGAGGGCCAGATCACCCAGATCAGCCGCCGCCCCGGCGCCGGTTTCGTGTTCCTGACGCTGCGCGACCCGGCCGCCGAGGTGAGCCTGACGGTCGTGACCACCCGAAACGTCGTGGACGCGTGTGATCCGCCACTGCGCGACGGCGCCCGGGTCATCGTGCACGGCAAACCCGACTGGTACCCCGGCCGCGGCACCCTGTCGCTGCGGGCCACCGAGATCCGCCAGGTCGGCCTGGGCGAACTGCTGGCCCGGCTGGAGAAACTCAAGAAGCTACTGGCCGCCGAGGGCCTGTTCGCCCCGGAACGCAAGCGCCCACTGCCGTTCCTGCCCCGCCGCATCGGCCTCATCACCGGCCGCGCCTCAGCGGCTGAACGCGACGTCCTGGAGAACGCCAAGACCCGGCTGCCCTCGGCCGACTTCGAGGTCCGCGAAGTCCCGGTACAAGGCCCGCAGGCGGTGCCCAAGGTCCTGGAGGCCCTGGCCGAACTGGACGCCGACCCCGCCGTCGAGGTGATCATCCTGGCGCGCGGCGGCGGCAGCGTCGAGGACCTGCTCCCGTTCTCCGACGAGACCCTGTGCCGCGCCGTCTTCGCGGCCAAGACCCCGATCGTGTCGGCGATCGGCCACGAACCCGACAACCCGCTCGTCGACTTCGTCGCCGACGTCCGCTGCTCCACCCCCACCGACGCGGGCAAACGCGTCGTCCCGGACTTCGCCGAGGAACGACGCGGCATCGACCAGGCCCGCCACCGGCTCCGCCAGGCCCTGGGCGGCAAGATCGACCGCGAATCCCAGGCGCTGGCCGCCATGCGTTCCCGCCCCTGCCTGGCCCAACCGTCCCGCATCATCGACGACCGCCAGGACGAGATCACCCACGCCCGCGACCGGATCCGCCGCGCCTTCACGGCCCGGCTCGACAAGGCCGCTCACGACGTCACCAGCCTGCGGGGCCACCTGCGCGCCCTGTCCCCGCAGGGCACCCTCGACCGCGGCTACGCCATCGTCCGCCGCGCCGACGGCGCGGTCGTGCGCGCCGACACCGAAGTCACCGCGTCGGAGGACCTGCGCGTCCGCCTGGCCCGCGGCGAACTGACCGTCATCGTGAAGGAGTAGACAATGGACGACGAAGCTCTCGACTACGAGGCCGCCCGCGCCGAGCTGGTGTCCGTCGTCGAACGTCTCGAAGCAGGCGGCACCACGTTGGAGGACTCGCTGGCCCTGTGGGAGCGGGGCGAGAAGCTCGCCGACCTGTGCCAGTCCAAGCTGGACGGCGCCCGTGCCCGTCTCGACAAGGCCACCGAATCCCGCGAAGCCTAGCGCCTAGGCTCCGATGAGGAGGGAGCCGCCGGTCGCGTCGATGAACTGGCCGGTGACCCAGCGGGCCTTGTCGGAGGCGATGAATCCGACGACCTCGGCGACGTCGTCGACCTCGCCGACCCGTTTGAACACCGACCAGGCGGCTCCGGCCTCGCGGCCTTCGGGGCTGTCACGCAGCCAGGAGGCGTTCATGTCGGTGTCGATGACGCCGGGGCCGACGCTGTTGACCGTGATGTCGCGGGGGCCCAGTTGGGCGGCGAGGGAACGGGTGAAGGAGTCCAGGGCGGCCTTGGTCATGGCGTAGGCGGGGTCGTTCTTCCAGGTGGCGTGGGAGGCGCCGGAGGAGATGTTGATGATGCGGCCGCCGTCGCGCAGCAGCGGCAGTGCTTTTTGGACGGTGAAGAACGGGGCTTTGAGGTTCAGGTCCATGACGGCGTCGTAGCCCTCGGGGGTGGCGGTGTCGACCGAGCCGGGGCCGTTGGTTCCGGCGTTGTTGACCAGGATGTCCAGGTGGGGTTCGTCGGCGTAGGGCTTGACCCCTTCGGTGAAGGCGGCGAACAGTGCGTCGACGTCGCCGGGTACGCCGAGTCGAGCGCCGACGGTGAAGGCCCGGCCGCCGGCGGCTTCGATGGCCGCGACGGTTTCCTTGGCCGCCGTCTCGTTGCTGCCGTAGTGGACGCCGACCACGACGCCGTCGGCGGCCAGCCGCTCGGCGATGCCGCGTCCGATTCCCCTGCTGCCGCCGGTGACGAGGGCGATGCGGTTCATGACTTCCTCATTTCTGTAGTGATCGTTACGGAAGTACGGTAACACATTATTTAGTGATCGCTATAGAATGGGGGGTATGACGACGACGAGACGGGGCCGGCCGCGTTCCTTCGACCGGGATGCCGCGCTGGGGCGAGCGCTGGATGCCTTTTGGCGCCACGGTTACGAGGGCACGTCGATGGCCACCCTGACCGAGGCCATGGGGCTCAACCCGCCGAGCGTCTACGCCGCCTTCGGCGGCAAGCGTGAGTTGTTCGACGCGGTGGTCGCGCACTACCAGGAGGAGAAGCGGGAGCTCATGGCCTCGGCGCTGTCCGAGTCGGGGAGCGCTCGCGAGGCCGTGGCGCGGCTGCTGCGGGTGTTGGCCGACGACTACACCGACAGGTCGCATCCTCCCGGCTGTCTGGTGATCTCGGCGGCGGTCAACTGCTCCCCCGCCGCGTCCGAGGTCGAGGCGAGCCTGCGGGCGCATCGGGAGGCGTCCAAGCGGGCCATCGCCGAGCGGATCGCCGTCGACCATCCCGCGCGAGCCGAGGCCCTGGCGCTGTATGTGGCGGCGGTGGTGCAGGGCATGTCGACGCAGGCCCGCGACGGCGCCACCCGCGAGCAGTTGCGCGGGCTCGCCGACACGGCGATGCTGGCCTGGCCCGACGGCGACTGACCGCCGGGCCGAAACGGGGTCACTCGTGTTTGCGGGTCACGGCCTCGTGCCCGGTCATGGCGATGACCGGTTGTCCCGACTCCTCGGCCCACTCGCCGCAGGCGCCGCCGCCCTCGGCGACGGTCAGCTCCAGCGGGGTGCCGTCCATGCGCAGCGCCGGGTGGTAGTACTGCGCGACCTGGGTGGCCTCGGCCTGGATGTAGTGCCCGATCAGGGCGCGCCGGAACCGGTCGGCCGAGGTGTTCGGGTGGCTGCCGTGCACCACCGAACCGTTGAAGAACAACACGTCGCCGGGCTTCATGTGGACCGCGTCGACGCGCTGTTCGGCCAGCAGCGGCACCGTCACGTCGGTGAAGCTCAGCCGGGTGTCGGCCTTCGCGGTGCACAGCATCGGCCAGTCCTGGCTGCCGGGGACGACCTTCATGCAGCCGTTCTCCTCGTCGGTGTCGTCCAGCGCCATCCAGGCCGCGACGCAGGTTCCCGGTTCGGCGCGTAGGTAGAAGTTGTCCTGGTGCAGGGCCTGGCCCCGGGAACCGGCCGGTTTGAAGTACAGCATCGACTGCACCGCGTACGGTTCCGCGCCGAGCAGCTCCGACAGCTGCCGCGCCAGCCGGGGGTCCAGCAGCCAGTCCCGCGTCGTGTCGTCCCAGCGGTGCATCTGGGCCATGCGGGGGTAGCGGCGCAACGGATCGCGGCTGCTGGCCTTCACGCCGACGAGGTCGTCGGGCAGCGGGCCCCGCCGCCGCAGCGCCATGTAGTGCTCGCGCAGCCGGTCGACCTCGGCGCCGGAGAACAGTCCCGACACCACAACATATCCATCCTCGTCGAATCGTTGTTTGTATGATCGACTCACGGTCGTCTGGGTCATGTCCGCACCTCCGGTGATGGTTTCTGCTGTTGTCCCACGTCCACCATCGCCAACCGGGCATCATTCGGACAGGCGAAAACGACGCGAGGTGTTGTGTTTTTGACTCATCCACCGTCCGCACTCATCGACGGCTCGCCCCGGCTGCGGCTACGGTCGCCGCCCACGTACTGGCGCTGTGAACCGTCCTGGGTGTGGCAGGCGCGGCCGCTGACCGACCATCTGCTGTGGCATGTGCACGACGGCGCCGGGGAGCTGCGGCTCGACGACAGGCACGTGCGGCTGCGGCCGGGGTTCTGCGCGGTGTTCGCGCCCGGCGACGCGCCGGTGGCCACCCACGATCCGCGACATCCGCTGCTGGTCTTCGGCATGCACTTCACCGCCACGGGCTTCGACGGCGATCTGGTCCCCGAGCAACGCTGGTGCCGGTTGTGGGACCAGGAGTTCGCCGTCCGGCTGGCGCGGCACTGCGACTACGCCCACCGACGCGGCGACGACCTCGGGCAGCGGCAGGCGGTGCTCGGCCTGGAACAGTTCCTCTGTCTATTGTGGGATAACGTGACGCGTCCAGCTCCCGGCCCCGGGGACGCCGCCGTCGAGGACATCGCCCGGGCGGTCCGGCAGGAACCCAGCCGCGACTGGACCGTCGCGACGCTCGCCAAGCGGGCCAACCTTTCCCGTGCCCAGTTCACCCGCCGCTTCACCGCCCACACCGGCTACTCCCCCGCGCGGTACGTGATCCGGGCCCGGCTCGACCGGGCCCGGCAGCTGTTGACCGAGACCAACATGTCCGTCGGCCAGGTCGCCGCCACCCTGGGGTACCCCGACGTCGGTTATTTCAGTCGCCAGTACAAAGTCCACACCGGTTCCTCACCCAGTAGGGATCGCGGTGGCGGCGAAACTTCCGTAGATTGGTTAATGCGGGTACCAACAGTGCCGTTGTCCCCTAACATCCAGGGGCGATCAGACTATAGGAGCCGCAGCGTGATCACGGAATACCAAGCGCCCAACGGCTTCGCCACCATCCCCAGACAACGGTCCCTTCGAGAACACCCCCTGATCGCCGCGTTGTTGTCCCTCGAACTCGATCCCCGTGACTACGTCATCTTCGGCAGCGGGCCGCTGCTGGCCCACGGGTTGCGCGCGGACGTCGCCGACCTGGACGTCGTCGCCCGAGGACGGGCCTGGCACCGGGCACTGCGGATGTCCGGCTACTCCATCGATCTGGGACCGCACAGCTTCGAGCTCATGCTGCGGTTCTTCGGCGGCGGCGTCGAGATCTCCGCCTACTGGACCGACACCAGCTGGGACGTCGACGCGCTCATCGACACCGCCGAGATCATCGACGGACTCCGGTTCGCCGCGCTGCGGGATGTGCTGGAGTACAAGCGAACCCTCGATCGCGCCAAGGACCGCGCCGATGTCGCCGCCCTGGAGCGACACCTGTCCACGGCGGAAGAACTCGAACCGGTGCTGTGCGCGGCCTGAGTGCTACAGCCCCAGCGAGCGGGCGGCGGCTTCGACGTCCACCGGGATCGTCTGCGGCTGCGGTGCCGTGGTCACGGCCCAGTCCGGGTCCTTGAGGCCGTGGCCGGTGACGGTGCACACCACTGTGGATCCGGCGGCCACGGTGCCGTCGGTGACCGCCGTCAGCAGTCCGGCGACGCTGGCGGCCGAGGCCAGCTCGACGAAGACGCCCTCGGAGCGGGCCAGCAGCAGGTAGGCGCGGTGGATGTCGCGATCGGACACCGCGCGGATGTCGCCGCCGGAGGCGTCGCGGGCGTCCAGGGCCTTGGTCCAGCTGGCCGGGTTGCCGATCCGGATCGCGGTCGCGATCGTCTGCGGCTGCGAGACCACCGCGCCGTTGACGATCGGCGCCGATCCCGCGGCCTGCACGCCCAGCATCCGGGGACGCTGTTTGGCGTTGCCCGCGTCGTGGTCCTCGGTGTAGCCCATCCAGTAGGCGGTGATGTTGCCCGCGTTGCCCACCGGCAGACAGTGGACGTCGGGGGCGTCGCCCAGTGCCGCCACGATCTCGAAGGCGGCGGTCTTCTGGCCGTGCAACCGGTACGGGTTCACCGAGTTGACCAGCGCCACCGGATAGTCGAGCGCCAGTTTGGACGCCAGCGCCAGACAGTCGTCGAAGTTACCGTCCACTTGCAGCAGTTTGGCGCCGTGGACCAGCGCCTGCGCCAGTTTGCCGAGCGCGATCTTGCCCTGCGGCACCAGCACCGCGCAGGTCAGTCCGGCCCGGGCCGCGTAGGCGGCGGCCGAGGCCGAGGTGTTGCCGGTGGACGCGCAGATGACGGCCTTGGCACCCTCCTCGGCGGCCTTGGACACCGCCACCGTCATGCCCCGGTCCTTGAAGGACCCGGTCGGGTTGGCGCCCTCGATCTTCAGGTACACGGTGCAACCGGTGCGCTGTGACAGCGCCGGGGCGGGCAGCAGCGGGGTTCCGCCCTCCCGCAAGGTGACCACGGGGGTGTCGGCGGTTACCGGCAACCGGTCACCGAACTCCTCGATCAGGCCGCGCCAGTTTCCGCCCATCGTCCTAACTCACCCTCTACTCGCATGACACTGTCGACCCGTCGTACGGTTGGCAGCTTCGCCAGTTCCGCGACGGTCGCTGACAACTGGGCGTCGGTGGCGGGGTGGGTGACGGCCACCAGCACGGCGTCGTCGCCTCGGCCCGACTGCCGTACCGTACGCATGCTGACGCGGTGGGCGGCGAACACCGACGCCACCTCGGCCAGCACACCCGGTTCGTCGTCCACGTCCAGGTTGACGTGGTAACTCGTGATGACCTCGCCCATCGGGCGTACCGCCAGCTGCGCGTAACTGGACTGCGGGACCGCCCGGGCGCCGCCGCGCCGCGACCGGGCCACCGCGACCAGGTCGCCCAGCACCGCCGAGGCGGTGGGGGCGCCACCGGCGCCCGCGCCGTAGAACATCAGCTGCCCGGCGGCCTCGGCCTCGATGAACACGGCGTTGTAGGCGCCGTTGACCCCGGCCAGCGGATGGTCGTTCGGGATCATCGCCGGATGCACCCGGACGCTGACCGAGTCGGCGTCGCGGGTGGCGATGCACAGCAGTTTGATGACGCAGTCCATCCGTTTGGCGCTGGCCACGTCGGCGGCCGTCACCTCGGTGATGCCCTCGCGGTAGACGTCGGAGGCGGTGACCCGGGTGTGGAAGGCCAGCCCCGCGAGAATCGCGGCCTTGGCGGCGGCGTCGTAGCCCTCGATGTCGGCGGTGGGGTCGGCCTCGGCGTAACCGAGATCGCCCGCCTCCTCAAGGGCCTCGGCGAAACCGGCGCCGGTCTGGGTCATCCGCGACAGGATGAAGTTGGTGGTGCCGTTGACGATCCCCATCACCCGGGTGACGGTGTCACCGTGCAGCGATTCGCGCAGCGGCCGCAGCAGCGGGATCGCCGCCGCCACCGAGGCCTCGTAGTACAGGTCCACATTGGCTGCCGCCGCTGCCTCGTAGAGGCTGGCGCCGTCCTCGGCCAGCAGCGCCTTGTTCCCGGTCACGACGCTCTTGCCCAGTTCCAGGGCGGAGGTGATCCAGGTGCGGGCCGGTTCGATGCCGCCGACGAGTTCGACGACGATGTCGACGTCGGCGCGCGTGGCCAGACCGATCGCGTCGGCGGTGAACAGTGACGGGTCCACCGGCAGGTCGCTGCGGTCCTTGCCGGGACGGCGCACCGCGATTCCCGCCAGCTCCAACGGTTCCCCGACCCGAGCCTCCAGATCGGAGCGTTGGGCGTCCAGCAGCCGGACGACCTCGGTGCCGACGTTCCCGCAGCCAAGCAGCGCTATCTTCAACTGGCTTCCCCTCAGCCGACGTCCAGATTGAGCAGATCGTCGACGGACTCGCCGCGGACGATGAGCCGCGCCGTCCCGTCGGCGACCGCGACCACCGGCGGCCGGGGGACGTGGTTGTAGTTGCTGGCCATGCTGCGGCAGTAGGCGCCGGTGCCGGGCACCGCGATCAGGTCACCGGGTTTGATGTCGCCGGGCAGGAACTCGTCCCGCACGATGATGTCTCCGGCCTCGCAGTGTTTGCCCACGACCCGGCCCAGGATCGGCGGCGCGTCCGACAGCCGCGAGGCCAGTGTGACCGAATAGGTCGCGCCGTACATGGCGGTGCGGATGTTGTCGCTCATGCCGCCGTCGACGCTGACGTAGCTGCGCACCCGTCCGGCGCCCAGGTCCACCGACTTGACGGTGCCCACTTCATACAGTGTGAACGTGGTGGGCCCGGAGATGGCCCGGCCCGGTTCCACCGTGATGGACGGGATGTCGATGCCGAGGTTGTCGCACTCGTGGTCGACGATCTTTCGCAGTCCGTCGGCCAGCTGCCTCGGCGACTGTGGATCGTCCTGTGTGGTGTAGGCGATGCCGAAACCGCCGCCCAGGCCCAGTTCCGGAAGCGTCTTACCGGTCTCGCGCTGGATCTGCTCGTGGGCGCCGATGACGCGGCGGGCCGCGACCTCGAAGGCCGTGGTCTCGAAGATCTGGGAACCGATGTGGGAGTGCAGGCCCTTCAGGTGCAGCACGTCGGCGGCCAGGATGTGCTTGGCCGCCTTCACCGCCGCCTCCAGCGACAGCCCGAACTTCTGGTCCTCGTGCGCGGTGGCGATGTACTCGTGGGTGTGCGCCTCGACGCCCACCTTGGTGCGCACCATGACGCCCGGCCGCACGCCGCGCTGCTTGGCCAGCCGGGTGAGCCGCTCGACCTCGATGCGGGAGTCCAGCACGATGGTGCCGACCCCGGCGTCCAGGGCGGCGGCCAGTTCGGCCTCGGACTTGTTGTTGCCGTGGAAGGCCAGCCGTTCACCGGGGAACCCGGCCGCCACGGCGGTGGCCAGCTCGCCGCCGGTGCAGATGTCGAGGTTGACGCCCTCCTCGGCAACCCAGCGCGCCACCGCCTTGCACAGGAACGACTTCCCGGCGTAGTACACCGCTCCATCCGGGAAGTTGGCGCTGAAGGAGCCGCGGAAGTCGCGCAGCCGGGACCGGAAGTCGGCCTCGTCGACGACGTAGGCGGCGGTGCCGAACTCGGCGGCCAGCTTGTTGACGTCGACGCCGCCGACGGTCAGCACGCCCGCGTCGTCACGGTTGACGGTGCGGGCCCACAGCTGCGGGATCAGATCGTTGACGTCGACGGGCATCCGCAGCCACGCGGGGCCGTGGCCGCCGGTGTACTCCTCGTGCAGCGCGCCTGCTTCGTGTACTCGCATTACATACGCTCCGGGGCTGAGACACCGAGCAGCCGCAGCGCGTTGGCGAGCACGACGCGGGTCGCCTCCACCAGCCACAGCCGGGCGGCGCCGGTGTCGGTGAACTCCTCGTCGCCGCGCGGCAGCACCCGGCAGGCGTCGTAGAAGCGGTGATATGCCCCGGCGAGGTCTTCGGCGTAACGGGCGACGCGGTGCGGTTCCCGCAGTTCGGCGGCGGTGGCCACCACCTTGGGGAACCCGGCCAGCTGTTTGAGCAGGTCGGACTCGCGCGGATGGTCGAGCAGCTTGGGGTCGTACGACTCGCCGCGCGACAGCCCCAGCTCGCCCGCGTTGCGCAGCAGCGAGGCGATCCGGGCGTGCGCGTACTGGACGTAGTAGACCGGGTTGTCGTTGGACGCGCTGGTCCA containing:
- a CDS encoding DNA recombination protein RmuC; its protein translation is MDYVLIAIVCLAAGAAAGWFAARARSATENAALSARLDAARDNETRLEQSLRAVTADATAQSKTALNELLHPLRESLHRYEQHVGEVERARLAAYTELRTQVSRMSDTSDALRTQTGQLLSALRTPQVRGRWGEHQLRRIVEASGMLEHCDFTEQTTASIEDQTVRPDLVVKLAGGKHVVVDAKAPFNAYLDALETADETVRDGQLDMHAKQLRAHVNQLSKKEYWRAFDSTPEFVVLFVPADTFLDAALKRDPNLLEYAFARDIVLATPATLIALLRTIAYSWRQEALAKGAAQVHALGKEMYSRLATMGGHLSKLGTSLSGAVTAYNATLGSLESRVMVSARKFAELGISSEELPEMDQIEVTARQVQHEALRSDG
- the xseA gene encoding exodeoxyribonuclease VII large subunit; amino-acid sequence: MLSHVTQPELAAATGPSTPESPWPVRVVSHKIGEWISRLGAVWAEGQITQISRRPGAGFVFLTLRDPAAEVSLTVVTTRNVVDACDPPLRDGARVIVHGKPDWYPGRGTLSLRATEIRQVGLGELLARLEKLKKLLAAEGLFAPERKRPLPFLPRRIGLITGRASAAERDVLENAKTRLPSADFEVREVPVQGPQAVPKVLEALAELDADPAVEVIILARGGGSVEDLLPFSDETLCRAVFAAKTPIVSAIGHEPDNPLVDFVADVRCSTPTDAGKRVVPDFAEERRGIDQARHRLRQALGGKIDRESQALAAMRSRPCLAQPSRIIDDRQDEITHARDRIRRAFTARLDKAAHDVTSLRGHLRALSPQGTLDRGYAIVRRADGAVVRADTEVTASEDLRVRLARGELTVIVKE
- a CDS encoding TetR/AcrR family transcriptional regulator — protein: MTTTRRGRPRSFDRDAALGRALDAFWRHGYEGTSMATLTEAMGLNPPSVYAAFGGKRELFDAVVAHYQEEKRELMASALSESGSAREAVARLLRVLADDYTDRSHPPGCLVISAAVNCSPAASEVEASLRAHREASKRAIAERIAVDHPARAEALALYVAAVVQGMSTQARDGATREQLRGLADTAMLAWPDGD
- a CDS encoding 4-hydroxy-3-methylbut-2-enyl diphosphate reductase, producing MSAAAKRVLLAKPRGYCAGVDRAVETVEKALELYGPPVYVRKQIVHNKHVVATLEEAGAIFVEENDEVPPGSIVVFSAHGVAPEVHEQAKQRDLKAIDATCPLVTKVHSEARRFAAQDYDILLIGHDGHEEVIGTTGEAPENITLVDGPEDVKNVKVRDENKVVWLSQTTLSVDETMDTVDGLRQRFPLLQSPPSDDICYATQNRQQVVKEIADDCDVMLVVGSTNSSNSVRLVEVALQAGSRAGYLVDYAHEIQESWLEGATTVGVTSGASVPDDLVTGVLEFLAERGFTDVAEVESVKEKLTFSLPRELVRDMKAKEAAQASA
- a CDS encoding SDR family oxidoreductase, with product MNRIALVTGGSRGIGRGIAERLAADGVVVGVHYGSNETAAKETVAAIEAAGGRAFTVGARLGVPGDVDALFAAFTEGVKPYADEPHLDILVNNAGTNGPGSVDTATPEGYDAVMDLNLKAPFFTVQKALPLLRDGGRIINISSGASHATWKNDPAYAMTKAALDSFTRSLAAQLGPRDITVNSVGPGVIDTDMNASWLRDSPEGREAGAAWSVFKRVGEVDDVAEVVGFIASDKARWVTGQFIDATGGSLLIGA
- a CDS encoding phytanoyl-CoA dioxygenase family protein, whose translation is MTQTTVSRSYKQRFDEDGYVVVSGLFSGAEVDRLREHYMALRRRGPLPDDLVGVKASSRDPLRRYPRMAQMHRWDDTTRDWLLDPRLARQLSELLGAEPYAVQSMLYFKPAGSRGQALHQDNFYLRAEPGTCVAAWMALDDTDEENGCMKVVPGSQDWPMLCTAKADTRLSFTDVTVPLLAEQRVDAVHMKPGDVLFFNGSVVHGSHPNTSADRFRRALIGHYIQAEATQVAQYYHPALRMDGTPLELTVAEGGGACGEWAEESGQPVIAMTGHEAVTRKHE
- a CDS encoding exodeoxyribonuclease VII small subunit; amino-acid sequence: MDDEALDYEAARAELVSVVERLEAGGTTLEDSLALWERGEKLADLCQSKLDGARARLDKATESREA